Part of the Pseudobdellovibrionaceae bacterium genome is shown below.
GTGCTCATTTGGATGTTCGTGATTCTGAGTCGGTCACCACGTGTTTTAAATCTATACTTGAAACCTTTGGTCAAATCGACGGACTCGTCAACAACGCAGGGATCACCAAAGATCAGTTGATCTTACGAATGAAAGACGAAGATTTTGATGAAGTGATCCAAACTAACCTACGCGGCACGTTTCTCTGCACAAAATCTGTGTTAAAACCTATGATGAAGGCGCGGTCAGGATCCATTGTGAATATCACAAGTGTGATCGGCCAAATGGGTAACCCAGGACAAGCTAACTATGCGGCCAGTAAAGCCGGTATTGAGGCTTTTTCTAAATCGGTGGCCAAAGAGCTAGGGTCCCGTGGTATTCGGGTCAACTGCGTGGCTCCAGGTTATATTGTGACCGAAATGACCGAGGCGTTGAACGAACAACAAAAATCAGCCATATTGCCAAATATTCCGCTCAATAGCCTGGGTGATGTAAATGATGTGGCTAAAGCCGTTCAGTTTTTACTCAGTGAAGATGCTAAGTACGTGACAGGGCAAACCTTAAGCGTTAATGGCGGAATGCACATGTGATTGGTTTTTTATAAATTATAACGCTTTTACTTTGGAGGAACAAATGTCAGGCGTGGATGCACAGGTAAAGAAAATTATTGAAGAACAACTGGGCGTAGAGGGTGATCGTGTAAAACCCGAGGCCTCATTTATTGATGATCTTGGCGCCGACAGCTTAGATATCGTTGAATTGGTTATGGCTATGGAAGAAGCCTTCGACATGGAGATCCCTGACGAAGAAGCTGAAAAGCTGAAGACGGTACAAGATGTGACCAGTTACATTGAAAGCAAAGGCAAGGCTTAATGAGCCATATCAGTTCAGAGAGCATCTTTAAACGCCACTCGCGCGAACAACGACGAGTGGTTGTGACGGGAATGGGAATGCTAACTCCATTGGGGTTAACATTGACTGAATCTTGGGATGCGGTTGTCAACGGACAATCCGGCATCTCCACCATCACCCAATTTGATGCCTCTGAACTAGACTCGCAAATAGCCGGTGAAGTAAAAAATTTCGATCCGGATCCTTTTGTTCCTAAAAAAGAGCAAAAAAAAATGGATCGTTTCATTCATTTTGCAATGGCCGCATCCGAAATGGCCATTTTAGATGCAGGATTAGGCTATGATGAAATTGCTGGCCTTCGCTCGGGCGCATTGGTCGGCGTGGGCATTGGCGGATTACCCCTTATTGAACGCCAACATGAAGTGCTCACCACACGGGGAGCTAGTCGCATCACACCCTTTTTCATTCCTGCCTGTATCACGAACCTGGCCTCTGGCCAGATCAGTATGCGTTGGGGACTTAAGGGGCCAAACTTTTCTGTGACCTCAGCCTGCGCCTCGGGAAATCACTCCATTGGCGAAGCGGCCAAATTCATTATGAATGGTGAAGCCGACATTATGATTGCCGGTGGCAGCGAAGCCACCATTTCTCCTTTGGCTGCTGGTGGTTTTGCGGCCATGAAAGCCTTATCCACTCGCAACAGCTCTCCGGAAACAGCCAGCCGCCCTTGGGACGTAGACAGAGATGGGTTTGTGTTAAGTGAAGGGGCCGCCATCCTTGTGCTTGAAGATTTTGAACACGCCGAAAAACGCGGCGCCCGTATCTATGGCGAACTTCGGGGGTACGGCGTGTCTTCTGACGCCTATCATATGTCAGCGCCGTCTCCTGGTGGCGAAGGGGCTGCTCGGGCTATGAAATCGGCCATTACAAATGCTTACCTCAATGTTGAAGACATTGGTTATATAAATGCTCACGGCACCAGCACTCCTGTGGGTGACTCCATTGAAACCCAAGCGATAAAATCTGTATTCGGTGATCACGCCTATAAACTCTGGATCAGCAGCACGAAAAGCATGACAGGACACACACTAGGGGCCGCTGGCGCCATTGAAAGCGTATTTAGTTTGATGACGCTGACAAAGAGTGTGGCACCACCCACAATCAATCTTGATAGCCCCAGCGAAGATTGTGATTTGGATTATGTGCCCGGCGTAGCTCGAGAACGAAATTTTGATCATGTCATCAATAACAGTTTTGGTTTCGGTGGCACCAACGCTTGTTTGGTTTTTTCTAAAATTAACTCTTAAATCACTCAGGGAGCGGTATTTATGTCGCAAAACCCCCAGATAAAGCGCCTTTTTATTGGAACTGACCATGCGGGACTCGGCCTGAAAGAGTGGTTACAGAAAGAACGTCCTCGTCTACCATGGGAAGACCACGGCTGTTTTAACACAGAAAGAGTGGACTTCCCTGACTTTGCCGATAAAGTGGCTCAGGCTATCGTCGACACCACAGACTTTGGCGTATTGATCTGCGGATCTGGACAAGGGATGGCCATACGAGCTAATAGATACCCCCACATACGGGCGGCCCTTTGCTGGACACCTGAAGTGGCCCGCCTGAGCCGCGAACACAACAATGCTAATGTTCTCTGCCTAGGCCAGCGACTGATTTCGCCAGACATGGCACTGAAAATTCTTGATGATTTTTTGAATACGGGTTTTGCAGAAGGTCGACACACCTGCCGTGTTGAAAAACTCTCACGCCCCATAATACCTTGAAAGGACACACGCCCATGAGTCTTAAACAAACTGATTCTGAAGTGGCTAAATACATTGCCCAAGAACTCGATCGCCAAGAATATGGCCTTGAAATGATCGCCTCTGAAAATTACGTTTCAAAAGAGGTTCTTGAAGCACAAGGGTCGGTTTTGACAAACAAATATGCCGAAGGCTATCCGCGAAAACGTTATTACGGTGGCTGTGAGTTTGTGGATGAAGTGGAGCAACTGGCTATTGACCGCGCCAAACAACTCTTCTTAGCTGAGCATGTTAACGTACAACCCCATTCGGGGTCGCAGGCCAACATGGCGGTTTACTTGGCCGCCGCTCAACCGGGATCCAAAGTGCTTGGGATGGACCTCTCGCATGGAGGTCATCTCACACATGGTTCGCCTGTGAACTTTAGCGGTTTTTTATATAACCCCGTTCACTATGGACTAGACCCTGAGACCCATCAGTTGAACTACAATCAAATTGCTGACTTAGCTAAAGAACATAAACCTCAAATTATTATTGCCGGATACAGCGCTTACCCTAGAACTTTAGATTTCAAAGCTTTTCGTGAAATCGCAGACAGTGTTGGCGCAGTTTTAATGGCCGACATTGCCCATATTGCAGGGATCGTGGCTGCCGGCGAACACCAATCCCCTATTCCCTATGCCGACTACACTACCACCACCACTCATAAAACCTTGCGTGGCCCGCGAGGCGGGATGATTCTCACAAGAGAAGATCTGGGTAAAGGTGTGAACTCTAAAATTTTTCCGGGCATCCAAGGCGGTCCACTTGAGCATGTGATCGCAGCAAAGGCCGTGGCCTTTGGTGAAGCCCTGAAACCAGAATTTAAAACTTACATCAAGCAAGTTCTTGTTAATGCTAAAGTGTTGGCCGAGGTTCTGGTGGAGCGAGGCTTTCACCTTGTCACTGGGGGTACGGAAAATCATTTGATCTTGCTGGATCTTTCAACAAGAGATGACCTCACTGGCAAAGAGGGAGAAATCGCCCTGGATACGGCAGGCATCACGGTTAACAAAAATACCGTACCCAATGAAAAGCGCTCACCCTTTGTGACCAGTGGCCTTCGCATTGGAACGCCTGCATTGACCACACGGGGAATGAAAGAAGCAGAAATCAAAATTGTGGCTCATTGGATTGCTGATGTCCTCAATGATCACACCAACGAAGATTTACAAAAAAATGTACGACATCAAGTTAAAGAACTTTGTCAGCAATTTCCGCTCTATTCATAAGAGAGGTCTGATCCTGACCCTATTTTTTGTGATGACGGCTTGTTCGGGGTTGCGCAGCACCCAGGGCGTCTACAAAAGCTCATCGGGCTATTCCGGAATGGGTGAGTTTTCGGGGCCGGGTTCACTGTCACAGCCCGAATACGAAGGGCCAATGCCAGCGCCTGAGGATGACGGTGATCCCAGAAATTATGTTACGCCAAAGGGGCTCCCCGCTCCTTCTGGCCCGTTTACTCTCACCCCACCTGTGCAGCGCATGCGAATCACTCAAAGATTTGCAAACCCGAAAAACCCACGCCACCAGGGCATTGACATTGGAGGCCGCATTGGCACACCGATCTATGCGGCTCACGAGGGCGTTATTGTTTATGCGGGCACCGGCTTTAAGGGTTATGGTCGATTAATTATTATTGAGTTTGATAAAACCTGGGCCAGCCTTTACGCTCACATGAGTGTTCTTCGAATGAAGACGGGAGACACTGTACGGCCGGGCCAAGAAATAGGGCTTATGGGGAAATCCGGTCGTGTCACCGGAGTGCACTTACACTTTGAACTGCTTAAAAATAAACAGCCTGTTGACCCGCTCGAGTACTTTTCTACTTCTGTGGCGCTTTAACAGGCAAAGAACTGTTCGCAGAATAAACGAAATTTGTTCTTACTGAAAACCAACTCGCGACAGGATGTCGCAACAAAACGAAGTCGGGTGCCCATGCGGGATTATCGAGAGATTCTGATCAATGAGCTTGAACAACGACAGCTCAACAATGAGAACTACTCGCTTCGTGCTTTTGCACGAGATCTTGGGGTGGCTCCATCGCGCCTCTCAGAAATTCTTCGAGGAAAACAAGGGCTTTCTCGCGAACGCGCTCGCCAGGTGTCAAAAAAGCTGGGTTACGATGAAACGGGGCAACAGTATTTTTGCAACCTTGTTGACCTTCAACACGCTCGCAGTGCTATGGAGCGGGAGCGGGCCAAAAAACAACTCGAAAACCAAGCCAATCTTAACTCCATTCAACAAATAAAATCTGAACTTAAGTTTTTAAACCACTGGTACGATCTTGCCCTGAGGCGACTGACACAGGTTAAGGGGTTTGAATCTGACCCGCAGTGGATTGCCCATCGTCTGGGCATTTCGGTATTGGCCGCAGAACAAGCCATTGAGCAATTGGTCGCAAATGGTCTGTTAAAAAAAGACGAAAGCGGTCACTTGAGTATTTGTGAAAATATCGCCACCGGATCGAAGAATGTTCACCCTGAATATTCTGAAGAAATTAAGAATTTGTATACTGGATTTTTTGAGCGGGCCATTGAGGCGCGCCTAGATCATCCCATCGATTACCGGGACCACTCGGCCCATGTGTTTGCAATTAACTACGATCAGGTTCAAAAAATAAAGGCTTTCTTAAGAAAGCTTGAAGATGAAATTGACGCCGAGACCTATCTGAGCGAAGAAAAAGACGCCGTGTATTGCTTGGCCACACAGTTTTTTTGTATCGAGAAAAACCCTCCTCAATTTGGTAAGGCGACCACTGGCAAAAAACCATCTTGATCCCAACTTTAGTTCACCTCTTTAAAGGATTCCCTCCCAAAAAGAGTCTCATCGCTTCAAAGAACATGCGCCTTGGCCTTTTCTCACTTATATCTTTCAAATCTGACCCAAAATTAGGCGAATATGTTGCCTTACTTGTAGCCGCCTTAATAGTACACAATTAGCTTTGTTTATTCGATCTTTAAAAATATATGTTCGGCCCTGTTCTGTGGCAGCAGTTTTTCTTAACAAACTCAAAGGGTTATTTGAAACTTCGTCGGTCCACATCTGTGTTCTGTGTTGTTCTATTAAATTTATGAATTCAACTCTTTACCCTCATCCTTTGCTGCAACAAACAGCTCTCCTGAAGTCGGTACTCGAGTTGAACTGTCTTCACCTCTCCAGACACACTGGGATTCATGGATGCAGAAAAAGTATTTCGAAGAGAAGCCACACTCACTGACTGGGTCGCTCGTCATGCCTGGGGCAAAATTAAAAAAGCGCTACCGCATAAGTTTGTAAAGCGCTGCGCCATCTGTATTTTGCCTGAGACACATTCTCCGCTGAACAAAGATGGGATCTGTCCTGAATGCGAAGGGGGCACGAAAAGATCAGGGCCCGCGACACCTCAAGATGACCCGCATCGATCCCAATGGACTGAATCGTTGCATTTAATTTTACAATCAGCCTGCCACTCCGGCGGCGGCGCCTACGACGCGCTTTTGCTTTTTAGCGGAGGCAAAGATAGCACTTACATGCTGAAGCAAATTCAAGAGCAGCACCCCACACTGCGCCTTCTCTTGTTGCTTGTGGACAACGGGTTTTTAAGCCCCATCGCGGTAAACAATGCCAAATCGGTCATCCAACACTTTGATGTTGATTTTGTGCACTGGAAACTGAACCCCCGTTTCGTTGCAAAAGTGTTTAGAACAGGGTTTTTAAACCTACACTTGCAAAAAAACTACAGCCTTATTGATTTACTCGACGGGCAGATGACTTTCGATACGGCCAGAATCCTGGCTTCAAAACTTGAAATCCCCCTGGTCCTGTGCGGGCTTGGTCGCACTCAACTTGAAAATGTTTTTGGTTCCATTGGCTTTGAAATGACAGAAAAAGAAGAGGCCAATCCCTTTGAGTCTCAGGCGGGACTCCATCTAGAAGATTTGTTTTCTGATGACGAAGTGAAGTACTGGTTTCATCGAGGTTCAACTAAAGTCCCGCCTCGTTTCCTAATGCCTCTTGTGGCCTGGGGCACAGGTGAAAATGAAGTTTTAGAACACCTGCGACCTACGGGGCTAATTTCAAGCCATCACACAAGTCCCCTACTGACCAACAATCAAATTATACCGCTTATTGGAATTGTTGAAGTGCGACGATTTGGATTCAGCACATTTGAAGTGGAGTTTGCAAAAACCATTCGCCAGGGGCAGGCCGATCGGACTTACTGGCTCAATATTTTTCAAATGCTCGAATACTCGGCCCATACTGGACATTTTATGGGGGCCACTTTTGACTCCACACTGTCTCAATTGGATTTGACGCGACAACAACTCGGCTTAAGGGAGTGATCAATGGCTCACTACCTGATATCCGGGGCTACCGGCGTTCTTGGCAGCCACATCTTTAGATCAATTTTCAATAAGGGCCATCAAGTTACGCTCATGCTTCGTGGCCGCACCGAAGAAGAGCGAAGAGCACGCCTTAAAGAACTCGTCCTATTCTACAATTTGCCTCAAGAGGCCGTGGATCAAGTTCGCCTTTTGCACTTTGACCTCAGTCGACCTCATTTAGATATGAACCTTGAAGAGGCCAAAGAAACTTTCTCAAGCGCCGATCATTTCATTCACAGCGCCGCCAGTGTTCGACTCAATCAAACACCAGAGCAGGCTCGGACCATGGCCATACATGGCACCAAAAAACTTTTAGAGTTTTGCGAGCGATGGGGATTTCCCAATCACTTAAAGAAAGTGGAGTACATCTCCACCGTGGGGGTTGGGGGTAAAACTTTTTCTGAGCTTCCTGAGGCGTTTATTCATGAAACGAGGGATTTTCATAATAACTACGAAATGGCCAAATCAGAATCTGAGGATTTTATTGAACAAAAAATCCTTCAGGGCCTGCCCATCACCGTCCATCGACCCAGCATGATCATTGGCAACACCTATACCGGCGCTATTTTGCATTTTCATATTTTCTACACCCTCATCCAATTTTTAAGTGGTCAGATGACGGGTGGATTCCTGCCCACATTAGGACAGCGCAAGCTTGATGTGATCCCCGTGGACTTTGTCTCTCACGCCATCACGTCGGCCGCCATAGACCAAAACACCCGAGGTAAAGTTTTGCATTTATGTTCTGGCCCCGAGTATTCAATTCCTCTGCTTGAGCTCTCAATCTTGAGCAGAACGCAGCTCTCAAGCCATCACATTAAATTACCTGCCCTTAAGTGGATCCCGCAGGTGTTGGCTCTGGCTCTCTCAAAAGCAACGACCTACCTGCCAAAACATCCCGCCACCCGCACATTGAAATCGTTACCGCATTTTTTGAATTACCTCTCTACAAAACAAGAATTTTTAAACACTGACACAAAAGCGTGGCTTAAAACCCATAATCTGGCCGTGCCAACCCCGGAAGCCTATCTGCCTGCCGTCTTTGATTATTGGATACGGAGAACTCATGAGTGACCCAAATACAGCAAAGACTCTGCTTTCGGTTTTAGAAGATCGCGTAATCGCTTCACCAGATCAGGTGGGTTTTTTTGAAGAATATGCTGGCAGCTGGAGGCCTGTCACTTATAGAGAGTTCTCTAGGCAAGTGGCCTCATTGACGCGTTTCTTGCAAGAGTTCGGAATTGAGTCTGGCGACACTGTTGCCGTGATGGGACGGCCTCATTTAATGTGGGACTTGATCGACAAAGCAGTTATGTCATTGGGGGCTGTGGTTCTGGGTCTTGACCCTCATTTTTCACCAAAAGACTGGCAAGAACTAAAGAAAGCGCTACCAGTTAAGGCGGTGCTGTTTGAGACTCACCCTATTTTTTTTGAAGTTGGTACCAAGAGTTTTTTGAAAGACATCCTTTGGCTGAGTTGGACGGAGCTCGAAAAAAAACGCCACCTCACTCCGCCCAACGTAGAAGATGTCTTAAGCCAGATACCAAAACCCTCCTCACCAGCCACAATCATGCTCACCTCGGGTACGACGGGGCCAGCAAAAGCCATCCCATTCACCCACGAACAGCTGTTTACGGCCTGCCAGGCAGCCAAAGAGGCCCTTCAGCCCTATTCGGAAAATGAAACGTGTCCATCCACAATCTCTTGGCTTCCCATGCACAATGCAACAGGACGACTAATTACAAACGTAAGCATTGCACTGGGAGTTGCTCAGTACTATTTAAGTGATCCCACTCAAATTATGAGTGCGATCAAACAAACAAATCCACAGTACTTATTTGCCCCACCCCGGCTTTTTGAAAAAATATCCTTAAGCGTTCAAGAAAAACTGCGTGAGGCTCCGCTTCTAAAAAGACTGTTTTTAAAAATCCTAAAACAAATATCTTTCTCGAAAACACTTCGACCTTTCACCCAAAAACCCCTGAACCCACTTCGACATGCTCTATTTGGAACCAATATGAAACTCTTGTTGAGTGGCTCAGCTCCCCTTCGTCCTGATGTGGTGGATTTTTTTTCGTTCATTCACCTTCCCATTTATGAGTGCTTTGGAATGACAGAAATCGCAGCCCTAGTGACAATCAATACGCCCCATCAGTATCGTCCCGGTTCAGTCGGCAAAATACTACCTTGCCATGAATATCGATTGGCCGAAGATCAAGAGTTGTTAATCAAGGGCAGTACCGTATTCAAAGGTTATGTGGGAGCACAAAACGAAGATCTCTTCACAGACGATGGCTATTACAAAACCGGTGATATCGCTGAAATACATGAAGGCTTTGTATATTTAAAGGGCCGAAAAAAAGAAATAATCAAAACCTCAACAGGACTTCGAGTGTCACCGCTAGAACTAGAAAACCACTATTTACAAATACCCGGCGTGGAGCAGTTTATTGTGATCGGCAACAATCGAAAACACCTGACAGCCCTAATAGCAATGAGCGACTCATGGAAGACCCATTCGCTCGACACAAATGATTATGTTACAAAGCAATTGGCTTACTTTGGCCAATCCCTCCCCAAAAAGTTACGCATCAACCGCTTTTACCCGCTACAAAAGCCACTGGGCATTGAAGAGGGCCACCTCACCCCATCATTAAAATTAAGAAG
Proteins encoded:
- the fabG gene encoding 3-oxoacyl-[acyl-carrier-protein] reductase, which encodes MTVQGKKIVITGSSRGIGAAIARQLAASGAHVAVTYAGSESSAKSVIDSLDGDGHLCAHLDVRDSESVTTCFKSILETFGQIDGLVNNAGITKDQLILRMKDEDFDEVIQTNLRGTFLCTKSVLKPMMKARSGSIVNITSVIGQMGNPGQANYAASKAGIEAFSKSVAKELGSRGIRVNCVAPGYIVTEMTEALNEQQKSAILPNIPLNSLGDVNDVAKAVQFLLSEDAKYVTGQTLSVNGGMHM
- the acpP gene encoding acyl carrier protein gives rise to the protein MSGVDAQVKKIIEEQLGVEGDRVKPEASFIDDLGADSLDIVELVMAMEEAFDMEIPDEEAEKLKTVQDVTSYIESKGKA
- the fabF gene encoding beta-ketoacyl-ACP synthase II, which codes for MSHISSESIFKRHSREQRRVVVTGMGMLTPLGLTLTESWDAVVNGQSGISTITQFDASELDSQIAGEVKNFDPDPFVPKKEQKKMDRFIHFAMAASEMAILDAGLGYDEIAGLRSGALVGVGIGGLPLIERQHEVLTTRGASRITPFFIPACITNLASGQISMRWGLKGPNFSVTSACASGNHSIGEAAKFIMNGEADIMIAGGSEATISPLAAGGFAAMKALSTRNSSPETASRPWDVDRDGFVLSEGAAILVLEDFEHAEKRGARIYGELRGYGVSSDAYHMSAPSPGGEGAARAMKSAITNAYLNVEDIGYINAHGTSTPVGDSIETQAIKSVFGDHAYKLWISSTKSMTGHTLGAAGAIESVFSLMTLTKSVAPPTINLDSPSEDCDLDYVPGVARERNFDHVINNSFGFGGTNACLVFSKINS
- the rpiB gene encoding ribose 5-phosphate isomerase B, whose protein sequence is MSQNPQIKRLFIGTDHAGLGLKEWLQKERPRLPWEDHGCFNTERVDFPDFADKVAQAIVDTTDFGVLICGSGQGMAIRANRYPHIRAALCWTPEVARLSREHNNANVLCLGQRLISPDMALKILDDFLNTGFAEGRHTCRVEKLSRPIIP
- a CDS encoding serine hydroxymethyltransferase, with protein sequence MSLKQTDSEVAKYIAQELDRQEYGLEMIASENYVSKEVLEAQGSVLTNKYAEGYPRKRYYGGCEFVDEVEQLAIDRAKQLFLAEHVNVQPHSGSQANMAVYLAAAQPGSKVLGMDLSHGGHLTHGSPVNFSGFLYNPVHYGLDPETHQLNYNQIADLAKEHKPQIIIAGYSAYPRTLDFKAFREIADSVGAVLMADIAHIAGIVAAGEHQSPIPYADYTTTTTHKTLRGPRGGMILTREDLGKGVNSKIFPGIQGGPLEHVIAAKAVAFGEALKPEFKTYIKQVLVNAKVLAEVLVERGFHLVTGGTENHLILLDLSTRDDLTGKEGEIALDTAGITVNKNTVPNEKRSPFVTSGLRIGTPALTTRGMKEAEIKIVAHWIADVLNDHTNEDLQKNVRHQVKELCQQFPLYS
- a CDS encoding M23 family metallopeptidase — its product is MYDIKLKNFVSNFRSIHKRGLILTLFFVMTACSGLRSTQGVYKSSSGYSGMGEFSGPGSLSQPEYEGPMPAPEDDGDPRNYVTPKGLPAPSGPFTLTPPVQRMRITQRFANPKNPRHQGIDIGGRIGTPIYAAHEGVIVYAGTGFKGYGRLIIIEFDKTWASLYAHMSVLRMKTGDTVRPGQEIGLMGKSGRVTGVHLHFELLKNKQPVDPLEYFSTSVAL
- a CDS encoding TIGR02147 family protein — its product is MRDYREILINELEQRQLNNENYSLRAFARDLGVAPSRLSEILRGKQGLSRERARQVSKKLGYDETGQQYFCNLVDLQHARSAMERERAKKQLENQANLNSIQQIKSELKFLNHWYDLALRRLTQVKGFESDPQWIAHRLGISVLAAEQAIEQLVANGLLKKDESGHLSICENIATGSKNVHPEYSEEIKNLYTGFFERAIEARLDHPIDYRDHSAHVFAINYDQVQKIKAFLRKLEDEIDAETYLSEEKDAVYCLATQFFCIEKNPPQFGKATTGKKPS
- a CDS encoding SDR family oxidoreductase codes for the protein MAHYLISGATGVLGSHIFRSIFNKGHQVTLMLRGRTEEERRARLKELVLFYNLPQEAVDQVRLLHFDLSRPHLDMNLEEAKETFSSADHFIHSAASVRLNQTPEQARTMAIHGTKKLLEFCERWGFPNHLKKVEYISTVGVGGKTFSELPEAFIHETRDFHNNYEMAKSESEDFIEQKILQGLPITVHRPSMIIGNTYTGAILHFHIFYTLIQFLSGQMTGGFLPTLGQRKLDVIPVDFVSHAITSAAIDQNTRGKVLHLCSGPEYSIPLLELSILSRTQLSSHHIKLPALKWIPQVLALALSKATTYLPKHPATRTLKSLPHFLNYLSTKQEFLNTDTKAWLKTHNLAVPTPEAYLPAVFDYWIRRTHE
- a CDS encoding AMP-binding protein; this encodes MSDPNTAKTLLSVLEDRVIASPDQVGFFEEYAGSWRPVTYREFSRQVASLTRFLQEFGIESGDTVAVMGRPHLMWDLIDKAVMSLGAVVLGLDPHFSPKDWQELKKALPVKAVLFETHPIFFEVGTKSFLKDILWLSWTELEKKRHLTPPNVEDVLSQIPKPSSPATIMLTSGTTGPAKAIPFTHEQLFTACQAAKEALQPYSENETCPSTISWLPMHNATGRLITNVSIALGVAQYYLSDPTQIMSAIKQTNPQYLFAPPRLFEKISLSVQEKLREAPLLKRLFLKILKQISFSKTLRPFTQKPLNPLRHALFGTNMKLLLSGSAPLRPDVVDFFSFIHLPIYECFGMTEIAALVTINTPHQYRPGSVGKILPCHEYRLAEDQELLIKGSTVFKGYVGAQNEDLFTDDGYYKTGDIAEIHEGFVYLKGRKKEIIKTSTGLRVSPLELENHYLQIPGVEQFIVIGNNRKHLTALIAMSDSWKTHSLDTNDYVTKQLAYFGQSLPKKLRINRFYPLQKPLGIEEGHLTPSLKLRRQKIEEDFAREIDSLYKSA